A window of the Tenebrio molitor chromosome 1, icTenMoli1.1, whole genome shotgun sequence genome harbors these coding sequences:
- the LOC138137937 gene encoding LOW QUALITY PROTEIN: calcium-binding mitochondrial carrier protein SCaMC-2-like (The sequence of the model RefSeq protein was modified relative to this genomic sequence to represent the inferred CDS: deleted 1 base in 1 codon): MPNNEDEPFSRHPHYLHELPFEDEERLGKLFTQLDKDGNGKIDILDLSQALKEHGVHHHYAESWADEDAMTSLLLRVRSSRPFQVQEPNSPNARFKDDDEAKAAKFLKSSKSKSGDLSLADFIYYVREHEKNLRLHFSHLDRNKDGKIDLEELIRAFSDLGIPLDRMEAKKLLQRMDQDGSLNISYDEWRDFLLLAPNSQDIHQLIIYWRHSTYLDIGEDMNVPDDFTQSEMQTGMWWRHLAAGGIAGAVSRTCTAPLDRLKVFLQVQPDKQRIGDCFHNMLKEGGVNGLWRGNGINVLKIAPESAIKFAAYEQIKRLIKGDSKTGLSIYERFCAGALAGGISQTAIYPLEVMKTRLALRKTGQYKSIMDAAFKIYRVEGLGSFYRGYIPNILGIIPYAGIDLAVYETLKKKYLKTHSNLEQPSFWMLLACGSVSSTLGQMCSYPLALVRTRLQAQGESSATLRSDAVLTGGFCCSGASHGGPRAITMTGVFRTILKKEGVLGLYRGITPNFIKVMPAVSISYVVYEYSSRLLGVNMT, encoded by the exons ATGCCGAACAACGAAGACGAGCCGTTTTCGCGGCACCCGCACTACCTGCACGAGCTCCCGTTCGAAGATGAAGAACGGCTGGGGAAGCTCTTCACGCAGCTGGATAAAGACGGAAACGGGAAGATCGACATCCTTGACCTGAGCCAAGCCCTCAAAGAACACGGGGTGCACCATCACTACGCCGAG TCCTGGGCCGACGAAGATGCCATGACGTCACTGTTACTTCGAGTGCGATCCAGTCGACCATTCCAAGTTCAAGAACCCAATTCGCCTAATGCTCGTTTCAAGGACGACGACGAAGCGAAAGCCGCG AAATTCCTGAAAAGTTCCAAGTCGAAGAGCGGCGACCTGTCCTTGGCCGACTTCATCTACTACGTCCGGGAACACGAGAAGAATCTCCGCTTGCACTTCTCCCACCTGGACAGGAACAAAGACG GAAAGATCGACCTGGAGGAGCTGATCAGGGCTTTCAGCGACCTGGGGATCCCGCTGGACAGGATGGAGGCGAAGAAGCTGTTGCAGAG GATGGATCAGGACGGAAGTCTGAACATCAGCTACGACGAGTGGAGGGACTTCTTGCTCCTGGCCCCCAACAGTCAGGACATTCATCAGCTGATCATCTACTGGAGGCACTCCACG TACCTGGACATCGGCGAGGACATGAACGTTCCCGATGATTTCACGCAAAGTGAAATGCAAACGGGTATGTGGTGGAGGCATTTAGCGGCGGGCGGCATCGCCGGAGCCGTCTCCAGGACCTGTACCGCCCCTCTCGACCGACTCAAAGTATTCCTTCAG GTCCAGCCCGACAAGCAAAGAATAGGAGACTGCTTCCACAACATGCTGAAAGAGGGCGGCGTGAACGGGCTGTGGCGAGGCAACGGCATCAACGTCCTGAAGATCGCCCCCGAATCGGCGATCAAGTTCGCCGCCTACGAGCAAATCAAACGACTGATCAAAGGGGACTCCAAAACGGGACTCAGCATTTACGAGCGGTTCTGCGCGGGGGCGCTAGCCGGCGGCATTAGTCAGACCGCCATCTACCCCCTCGAAGTGATGAAGACGAGGCTGGCGCTGCGCAAAACCGGACAGTACAAAAGCATCATGGATGCGGCGTTCAAGATATACCGCGTCGAGGGGCTCGGTAGTTTTTATAGGGGTTACATTCCGAATATTTTGGGTATTATACCGTACGCCGGTATCGACTTGGCTGTGTACGAAACgttgaagaagaaatatttgAAGACGCACTCCAACCTGGAGCAGCCCAGTTTCTGGATGTTGCTGGCGTGCGGGAGCGTCTCCAGTACTTTAGGTCAAATGTGTTCTTATCCACTGGCGCTGGTGCGGACGAGATTGCAAGCACAAGGTGAGTCGAGTGCGACGCTTCGAAGCGACGCGGTTTTGACTGGCGGTTTCTGTTGCAGTGGCGCATCCCACGGTGGACCCCGC GCGATTACGATGACGGGCGTCTTCAGGACGATACTGAAAAAAGAGGGCGTCCTGGGCCTGTACCGGGGCATAACGCCCAACTTCATCAAAGTGATGCCGGCGGTGAGCATCAGCTACGTCGTCTACGAGTATTCCAGTAGACTACTCGGGGTGAACATGACGTGA
- the Pgls gene encoding 6-phosphogluconolactonase: MATPEKSIKVVKDRDEVVAQLADLIKQVSDEKTASQGVFNIGVSGGSLVGFLKEGLPKIQTDFSKWRVFFCDERVVPEDSPDSTFGQYKQHLVGRVGLKENQFVRIKEGISADAAAEDYSRQMARHFPQGALPKFDMLLLGMGPDGHTCSLFPGHKLLEEKDKWVAAITDSPKPPPSRITLTFPVINNALYCVFAACGKEKADMVKRILVDEEDLPATRVRASGSTVWILDREAGQAKL; encoded by the exons ATGGCCACCCCCGAGAAGTCGATCAAGGTTGTaaaagaccgagacgaagtggTAGCGCAGTTGGCAGACTTGATCAAACAAGTTTCGGATGAAAAAACGGCGAGCCAGGGGGTCTTCAACATCGGAGTGTCCG GGGGCTCTTTGGTGGGTTTCCTGAAGGAAGGCTTACCTAAAATCCAGACGGACTTCAGCAAATGGCGCGTGTTCTTCTGCGACGAGCGAGTGGTCCCGGAGGATAGTCCGGACTCCACGTTCGGCCAGTACAAGCAGCATCTGGTGGGAAGAGTGGGCTTGAAGGAAAACCAATTTGTCAGGATAAAAGAGGGCATTTCTG CCGACGCCGCGGCCGAGGACTACTCCCGACAGATGGCGCGGCATTTCCCGCAAGGTGCGCTCCCCAAATTTGACATGTTGCTGCTGGGGATGGGCCCCGATGGGCACACTTGCTCTCTATTTCCCGGACACAAGCTCCTGGAGGAGAAGGACAAGTGGGTGGCGGCGATTACAGATTCACCCAAACCGCCACCGTCCAGAATCACGTTGACTTTTCCCGTGATCAACAACGCCCTCTATTGTGTGTTTGCCGCTTGCGGTAAAGAGAAAGCCGACATGGTGAAA AGAATTCTCGTCGATGAGGAGGATCTACCCGCCACAAGAGTGAGAGCTAGTGGCAGTACAGTGTGGATTTTGGACCGGGAGGCTGGGCAGgcaaagttgtaa